Proteins found in one Candidatus Poribacteria bacterium genomic segment:
- the metG gene encoding methionine--tRNA ligase produces the protein MNRGKFYITTPIYYVNARPHIGHAYTTMAADIVARHHRLKGDDVFFLTGTDEHGQNIQRTAEEHGMPEKQYCDMIAEEFKRLWKKLSISNDYFVRTTDERHIKAAQKFFEAVYKSGDIYKGHYEGWYCSRCERFYLEKELQDGKCPIHDMPVEWIKEENYFFALSKYRNKLLRHIEENPDFIQPESRRNEVLSVLREGLEDISISRSTVRWGIPLPVDPSQTMYVWMDALCNYISAIGYGDDPETFRKYWPADLHLIGKEIIRFHVIIWPALLMSAGLPLPERIFAHGWLTKDGKKLSKSTGNVIDIDELVDRFGVDPVRYFFMREFSFGKDGDYTDSAFITRYNADLANDLGNLVNRTVNLARRFFQSVPPNDHPGEHDEEIIGMAIEAHRRSSKQLDDLAFDEALETIWQFIRRLNKYVQQTEAWRLAQNEDTKGRAGTIIYNCLEGLRFISVMIYPFMPESALRIREQIGLKGLDEDYSSLESWGALKPGTPLGKPEPIFPRIKAEKAKKAKGQPKKEELITIDDFRKLDLRVAEVLEAEKVEGTDKLLRLVVNIGHEKRQIVAGIAEYYSPQELIGMKIIMVANLKPATIRGIESQGMILAAVGKRGCAVATVDREVPTGTRVR, from the coding sequence ATGAATAGAGGAAAGTTCTACATCACAACGCCTATCTACTACGTCAACGCTCGACCGCACATAGGGCATGCATATACCACAATGGCGGCCGATATCGTCGCGAGACATCATAGATTAAAAGGCGATGACGTGTTCTTCCTCACAGGGACGGACGAACATGGACAGAATATCCAGCGCACGGCCGAGGAACACGGCATGCCCGAAAAGCAGTACTGCGACATGATCGCCGAGGAGTTCAAAAGGCTCTGGAAGAAGTTGAGCATTTCCAACGATTATTTCGTCAGAACCACGGACGAAAGACATATCAAGGCCGCGCAGAAGTTCTTTGAGGCGGTCTATAAATCCGGGGATATCTACAAGGGACATTATGAGGGGTGGTACTGCTCCAGGTGTGAGAGGTTTTATCTGGAAAAGGAGCTACAGGACGGAAAATGCCCCATACACGATATGCCGGTCGAATGGATCAAGGAGGAGAACTACTTCTTCGCCTTGTCGAAGTATAGGAATAAGCTGCTCAGACACATCGAGGAGAATCCCGATTTCATCCAGCCCGAATCCAGGCGTAACGAGGTTTTAAGCGTCCTGAGGGAGGGGCTGGAGGACATCAGCATATCACGTTCCACCGTTCGATGGGGCATACCGCTCCCCGTAGATCCCTCACAGACCATGTATGTCTGGATGGACGCGCTTTGTAACTATATCTCCGCCATCGGATACGGCGATGACCCTGAGACCTTCCGCAAGTACTGGCCCGCCGATCTGCATCTGATAGGCAAGGAGATAATAAGGTTCCACGTGATCATCTGGCCCGCACTGTTGATGTCGGCAGGGCTCCCTCTACCTGAAAGGATCTTCGCCCACGGGTGGCTGACCAAGGACGGGAAGAAGCTCAGCAAAAGCACCGGAAACGTTATAGATATAGACGAGCTGGTGGACAGGTTCGGCGTCGACCCTGTCAGATACTTCTTCATGAGGGAGTTCAGCTTCGGCAAGGACGGCGATTACACCGATAGCGCCTTTATAACCCGCTATAACGCGGACCTTGCAAACGACCTGGGCAACCTGGTTAATCGAACGGTGAATCTCGCCCGCAGGTTCTTCCAATCCGTTCCCCCTAACGATCACCCCGGGGAACATGATGAAGAGATAATCGGAATGGCGATCGAGGCGCATCGTCGATCCTCAAAGCAACTGGACGATCTGGCCTTCGATGAGGCCCTGGAGACGATCTGGCAGTTCATACGAAGGCTGAACAAATACGTCCAGCAGACCGAGGCGTGGCGGCTGGCTCAGAATGAAGATACAAAGGGGCGAGCAGGGACGATCATATATAACTGTCTCGAAGGACTGAGGTTCATATCGGTGATGATATACCCCTTCATGCCCGAATCGGCCCTGAGGATAAGGGAGCAGATCGGATTAAAGGGGCTGGACGAGGATTACAGCTCGCTCGAATCCTGGGGAGCTCTTAAACCGGGCACGCCCCTCGGGAAACCGGAGCCGATTTTCCCGAGGATCAAGGCTGAAAAGGCGAAAAAGGCAAAAGGGCAGCCTAAAAAGGAGGAGCTCATAACGATAGACGACTTCCGTAAGCTCGATCTGAGGGTGGCCGAGGTTTTGGAGGCCGAAAAGGTCGAAGGGACAGATAAGCTCCTGAGGCTCGTCGTCAACATCGGCCATGAGAAAAGGCAGATCGTGGCCGGAATCGCCGAGTATTATTCGCCCCAGGAGCTCATAGGGATGAAGATCATCATGGTGGCGAACCTGAAGCCGGCCACCATCCGTGGGATCGAATCGCAGGGGATGATCCTAGCAGCCGTAGGCAAGAGGGGATGTGCGGTGGCCACCGTCGATAGAGAGGTGCCCACAGGCACCAGGGTGAGGTGA
- a CDS encoding TatD family hydrolase, with the protein MSGALVDTHCHLQLDDYRDDLHEVLKRAREANVVRMIAVGFNLQTSRLAVELASRFEQIYATVGVHPHDAKEFNERTIDELRKLARREKVVAIGEIGLDYYRNLSPREKQRYAFERQLELAGELGLPVVIHDRDAHEDVAITLERYINVFKVNISGVMHCFSGDWKLAKRCLDVGFYISIAGPVTYPNSADLRQVASKVPIDRVLVETDSPWLAPQHRRGRRNEPAYVKFVARKVAELRRMPFGKLADITTQNAVKLFGIQI; encoded by the coding sequence ATGAGCGGCGCCCTCGTGGATACACACTGCCATCTACAACTCGATGATTATAGAGACGATCTCCATGAGGTGCTCAAACGGGCAAGGGAGGCCAATGTGGTGAGGATGATAGCGGTCGGATTCAACCTCCAAACAAGCCGTCTTGCCGTGGAGCTGGCCTCCCGATTCGAACAGATCTACGCCACGGTCGGCGTTCATCCCCATGACGCCAAAGAATTCAACGAGAGGACGATCGACGAGCTCAGGAAATTGGCTCGAAGGGAGAAGGTGGTGGCGATCGGTGAGATAGGGCTCGACTACTACAGGAACCTCTCGCCGAGGGAAAAACAGAGATATGCCTTTGAAAGACAGCTGGAGCTCGCGGGAGAGCTGGGGCTGCCGGTGGTGATCCACGATAGGGACGCTCATGAGGATGTGGCGATAACGCTCGAACGGTATATAAACGTGTTCAAGGTGAACATCTCGGGGGTGATGCACTGCTTTTCGGGCGATTGGAAATTGGCCAAAAGATGTCTGGACGTTGGATTTTACATATCGATAGCGGGGCCGGTGACCTATCCGAACTCGGCCGATCTGAGACAAGTCGCCTCCAAGGTGCCGATCGATAGGGTTCTCGTGGAGACCGATTCCCCTTGGCTCGCACCACAACACAGGAGGGGTAGACGGAATGAGCCGGCCTATGTGAAATTCGTCGCCAGGAAGGTGGCCGAGCTGAGGAGAATGCCGTTCGGAAAACTCGCCGATATCACCACGCAAAACGCCGTTAAGCTTTTCGGAATCCAGATCTGA
- a CDS encoding type IX secretion system membrane protein PorP/SprF — MSKIFPLILIVFALMFVSTSEGAFQDVDFDARSAGMGGAPGLVDGGLTAASNNVAALGFADDIQIGLTHSSIFADLVRAEFIGISLPFGKLASLGLWGSILGDAKGVYSERMISVGYAVKPASNLALGLAVKFLRTGYDLEDEAIKANPYFSKTSASAFTGDIGVAVNPSEGLFIGISLQNVIPTDVSVSSSGEDQVPVIARASISYKFSSIASGVQQEFIGKLLSRSQGNFELSQRSNDTTIRLGVESWPSDMLAVRFGYAYCGGKLQGGTIFSLGGGLNLKLGGVRLTLDYAYQTVIGDLVDNTSHRISSTFIF; from the coding sequence ATGTCGAAGATCTTCCCCTTGATCCTTATCGTTTTCGCCCTCATGTTTGTCTCGACTTCGGAGGGCGCTTTTCAGGATGTGGATTTTGATGCCAGAAGCGCGGGCATGGGCGGGGCGCCTGGGCTTGTGGACGGGGGGCTTACGGCCGCCTCGAACAACGTCGCCGCCTTGGGCTTCGCCGATGATATCCAGATCGGGCTGACCCACTCCTCCATTTTCGCCGATCTGGTTCGGGCGGAGTTCATCGGGATATCCCTGCCGTTTGGGAAGCTCGCCTCCCTTGGACTATGGGGTTCGATCTTGGGAGATGCCAAGGGGGTATATTCGGAGAGGATGATCTCGGTCGGATACGCCGTTAAACCCGCCTCCAATCTTGCCCTTGGACTGGCGGTGAAGTTTCTGAGGACGGGTTATGATCTCGAGGACGAGGCTATCAAGGCCAACCCCTATTTCTCAAAGACATCCGCCTCCGCTTTCACGGGTGATATCGGTGTGGCGGTCAATCCGTCTGAAGGGCTTTTCATCGGCATCTCGCTGCAGAACGTGATCCCGACCGACGTTTCGGTCTCCTCCTCGGGTGAGGATCAGGTGCCCGTCATCGCCCGCGCCTCGATCTCTTATAAGTTCTCCTCCATAGCCTCGGGGGTGCAGCAGGAGTTCATAGGGAAGCTGCTCTCCAGAAGCCAGGGGAACTTTGAGCTTTCGCAGCGATCCAACGATACAACGATAAGGCTGGGTGTGGAGTCATGGCCGAGCGATATGCTGGCCGTCAGGTTCGGATACGCCTACTGCGGGGGCAAACTGCAGGGGGGAACTATCTTCTCCTTGGGAGGAGGATTGAATTTGAAACTGGGAGGTGTGAGGTTGACCCTGGATTACGCCTATCAGACAGTTATCGGGGACCTGGTGGACAACACCTCCCACAGGATATCATCAACTTTCATCTTCTAA
- a CDS encoding T9SS type A sorting domain-containing protein — MKGLIFAIPIFLAISSLSLGAVSSTGEINVEGNDEGVVFASSSAVMTVALIIDRSQAEPGEEIKTIQIFIPAGFTVKSDYLKSVKLNGKEIKGVKAIADDISLRVILPELITDVNTYAEISFKVETPPHELPQRVVFDVLLLNFEDKPIGEFVKPGNADGRDNNDSFAVAVKPNIPPPPPADFNAQLDLRGENDVLLTWRRSDDPDVRGYYVYRDGEKIAQVPNPKSEKVEWKEINVPPGRHIYHVEAFKTELIRSQPSNKVELIVKEDTSPPYPPADFKIKESRDGFEIYWSASRSEDVVRYNLYFGTSRSDLQIITSLERSQIGDEEGYKYFHTPPRHVKSFVFAVEAVDEVGLRSQRLFQERHALLEPYPNPFTPLSSDPAFNKVIFSAAAIEGAEGEFSVKIFDLRGRLIVELKDETGEGRVSWDGKVNGQVVESGIYIYQIRVGDQYKVGTIILAK, encoded by the coding sequence GTGAAAGGGCTGATATTTGCAATTCCGATCTTTCTGGCGATATCGTCCCTCTCTCTTGGCGCCGTCAGCTCAACCGGTGAGATAAACGTAGAGGGGAACGATGAGGGGGTGGTATTCGCCAGCTCAAGTGCCGTTATGACGGTCGCTCTCATCATAGACAGATCTCAGGCTGAACCGGGCGAGGAGATCAAGACGATTCAGATCTTTATCCCGGCGGGGTTCACCGTCAAGTCTGATTACCTAAAATCGGTCAAACTCAACGGCAAGGAGATCAAAGGCGTTAAGGCCATCGCGGACGATATCTCGTTGAGGGTGATTCTGCCGGAGCTGATAACGGACGTCAACACATATGCCGAGATCTCATTTAAGGTCGAGACCCCGCCGCATGAGCTTCCGCAGAGGGTTGTGTTTGATGTGTTATTGTTGAATTTCGAGGATAAACCCATAGGGGAGTTCGTCAAACCCGGCAATGCCGACGGCAGGGATAACAACGACAGCTTCGCCGTCGCCGTTAAACCCAACATCCCTCCGCCGCCGCCCGCCGATTTCAACGCTCAGCTCGATCTCAGGGGTGAGAACGATGTCCTGCTTACCTGGAGACGATCCGATGACCCGGATGTCCGCGGATATTACGTCTATCGGGACGGCGAGAAGATAGCTCAGGTGCCGAACCCGAAAAGCGAGAAGGTTGAGTGGAAGGAGATTAACGTTCCCCCCGGGAGACATATATACCATGTCGAAGCGTTCAAGACGGAGCTGATACGCTCTCAGCCTTCCAACAAGGTCGAGCTGATCGTCAAGGAGGATACCTCCCCGCCATATCCACCCGCTGACTTCAAGATAAAGGAGTCAAGGGATGGGTTCGAGATATACTGGTCCGCCAGTCGATCGGAGGACGTGGTCAGATATAACCTCTACTTTGGAACCTCCAGATCAGACCTGCAGATCATAACCTCCCTTGAAAGATCCCAGATCGGCGATGAGGAGGGATACAAGTATTTCCACACCCCACCACGTCATGTTAAATCCTTCGTCTTCGCTGTCGAGGCTGTCGACGAGGTGGGGCTGAGGTCGCAGAGGCTGTTCCAGGAGAGACACGCTCTGCTCGAGCCGTATCCCAACCCGTTCACGCCTCTTTCATCCGATCCGGCCTTCAATAAGGTGATCTTCTCGGCAGCGGCCATCGAAGGGGCTGAGGGGGAGTTCTCGGTGAAGATCTTTGACCTCAGGGGCAGATTGATCGTCGAGCTTAAGGATGAAACGGGCGAGGGGAGAGTCTCATGGGACGGCAAGGTGAACGGACAGGTGGTTGAAAGCGGCATATACATCTATCAAATCAGAGTCGGCGATCAGTACAAGGTCGGGACGATAATTTTGGCCAAGTGA
- a CDS encoding AtpZ/AtpI family protein, whose protein sequence is MFFRRRGENQGEGWKAFGEMSTIGMVLVVSTVIGFLIGRYIGVKLGEETLGAVIGTILGAGAGFLEMFRMANKYLR, encoded by the coding sequence ATGTTCTTCAGGAGACGGGGTGAGAATCAGGGGGAGGGGTGGAAGGCCTTCGGGGAGATGAGCACCATAGGGATGGTGCTCGTCGTCTCCACGGTCATAGGGTTTCTGATAGGCAGATACATCGGCGTTAAGCTCGGCGAGGAGACCCTGGGGGCTGTGATCGGAACGATCCTGGGGGCAGGAGCGGGATTCCTCGAGATGTTCAGGATGGCGAATAAATA